The region CGCCGTCGGCGGCGGCCGCGAACGACTTGCACCGCCCGTCGAGGGCGAGGCCGCGCTGCTCGCTGAAGTAGACGAACATGTCCGGGCTGGACATCACCGTGGCGCCGCCCGCCAACGCGAGCGAGCACTCGCCCCGGCGCAGCGCCTGCACCGCCCAGTGCGTCGCGACCAGCGACGACGAGCAGGCCGTGTCGACGGTGACCGCCGGACCCTCCAGACCCATCGTGTACGCAACCCGACCGCTGGCGAGGCTGCCGCTGCTGGTGCCGGCGGCACCGTTGCCCAGCGCGTAGTCGTGGTACATCAGCCCGCAGAACACGCCGGTGGCGCTGCCGCGCAACGTCGCCGGGTCGATACCGGCCCGCTCGACCGCCTCCCAGCACACCTCCAGCAGCAGGCGCTGCTGCGGGTCGGTGCCCAGCGCCTCGTTCGGGCTCATCCCGAAGAAGTCGGGGTCGAAGTCGCCCGCGTCGTAGAGGAAACCGCCCTCGACGGCGCAGGTGCGCCCCGCCGTACCCGGCTCGGGATCGTGGATGCCGCCGGGCCAGCCCCGGTCGGCCGGGAACGGCCCGACCGCGTCCACGCCCCGCTGCACCAGCCGCCACAGGTCCTCCGGGGCGGTGACGCCGCCCGGGTACCGGCAGGCCATGCCGACGATCGCGACGGGCTCCTCGGAGACCCGCTGTTCCAACTCGGCCACCCGGGCGCGGCTCTCGCGCAGGTCGGCGGTGGCTCGGCGCAGGTACTGCAACAGCCGCTCGTTCTCACTCACCGGACTTCTCCCTGGTTGTTGCAGCCGGCCGATGGTTAGGGGGGTGCCGCGGGGCCCGGAGTAGGGGTGCCGACGGTCAACCGGCGGTGGCCGACCGAGGCAGGCTCAGCGGGCGCCTGGCGACGTGGTCGCGGATCACGTCCAGCACCGCCGGGGCGTGCTCGTTCAGGAAGAAGTGCCCGCCGGGGTAGACGCCCAGCGCGAACGGGCCGGTGGTGTGCTCGGCCCAGGTACCCGCCTCGTCGATGGTGACCTGCGGGTCGGTGTCACCGGTGAGCGCCACGACCGGGCAGGCCAGCGGCGGCGTCGGCCGGTAGCGGTAGGTCTCCGCGGCCCGGTAGTCGCTGCGCAGCGCCGGCAGGATCATGCTCACGACCTGCTCGTCGTCGAACATCTGCGGATCGGTGCCGCTGAGCCCCTTGAGGTCGGCGATGAACTCGGCGTCGCTGTACAGGTGCACCCGCTCGTCACGGAAGCACGACGGCGCGCGCCGCCCCGACGCGAACAGCCCGTGCGGGGTGATCCCGCGCTGCGCCAGCCGGACGGCGACCTCGAACGCCAGGGTCGCGCCCATGCTGTGGCCGAACAGGACGAACGGCCGGTCCGTCCAGGGCAGCAGCAGCGGCACCAGCAGGTC is a window of Micromonospora sp. NBC_01699 DNA encoding:
- a CDS encoding thioesterase II family protein, whose translation is MAGPTDGGAWIRRFHPAPQASTRLICLPHAGGSASYYFPVSRALSPLLDVLAIQYPGRQDRRGEPCVDDLRTLADLLVPLLLPWTDRPFVLFGHSMGATLAFEVAVRLAQRGITPHGLFASGRRAPSCFRDERVHLYSDAEFIADLKGLSGTDPQMFDDEQVVSMILPALRSDYRAAETYRYRPTPPLACPVVALTGDTDPQVTIDEAGTWAEHTTGPFALGVYPGGHFFLNEHAPAVLDVIRDHVARRPLSLPRSATAG